One Ignavibacterium album JCM 16511 genomic region harbors:
- a CDS encoding GDP-mannose 4,6-dehydratase — protein sequence MKVAIITGITGQDGAYLSKFLLEKGYKVVGITRSINSSNLEGLDFLNILNEVELIEANVFDLSNIIRILEKYKPDEFYNLAAQSSVGLSFEQPIGTLEYNIISVANILEAIRIVGKGIKVYQSSSSEMFGNVPKYILPIEENFIIRPASPYAISKAAAHWISVNYREAYQIFVSSGILFNHESVLRRPNFVTKKIISGAIKIKAGKLDKLKLGNIAIKRDWGYAPNYVEAMWKMLNVKKPDDYIISTGEAHSLEEFVDKTFKYLNLDHNKFVITDTKLLRPVDLEIIYGNPTKAKTELGWNYQMSFDELITRLIEDEYRYLSWRKNKND from the coding sequence ATGAAAGTGGCAATAATAACAGGGATAACGGGACAGGATGGGGCTTATTTAAGCAAATTTTTACTTGAGAAAGGTTATAAAGTTGTTGGAATAACTAGAAGTATAAATTCAAGCAATTTAGAAGGATTAGATTTCTTAAATATTTTAAATGAAGTTGAACTTATTGAAGCAAATGTATTTGATTTATCAAATATTATTAGAATCCTTGAAAAATATAAACCTGATGAATTCTATAATCTTGCTGCACAAAGTTCAGTTGGGCTTTCATTTGAGCAACCAATAGGAACTCTTGAGTATAATATTATCTCCGTGGCCAATATATTAGAGGCAATTAGGATAGTAGGAAAAGGCATAAAGGTTTATCAATCTTCGAGCAGCGAAATGTTTGGAAATGTACCTAAATATATTCTTCCAATTGAAGAAAATTTTATAATTAGACCTGCTAGCCCGTATGCAATTTCCAAAGCTGCTGCTCATTGGATTTCTGTGAATTATCGTGAAGCATATCAAATTTTTGTTTCCAGTGGGATACTTTTTAATCATGAGTCTGTTCTGAGAAGACCCAATTTTGTAACGAAAAAAATCATTTCTGGAGCAATTAAAATTAAAGCAGGAAAACTTGACAAACTAAAATTGGGTAATATTGCAATAAAGAGAGATTGGGGTTACGCTCCTAATTATGTAGAAGCCATGTGGAAAATGCTAAATGTCAAAAAACCAGATGATTATATAATCTCGACAGGAGAAGCTCATTCACTCGAGGAATTTGTAGATAAAACTTTTAAATATCTTAATCTTGATCATAATAAATTTGTAATTACTGATACAAAACTTTTAAGGCCTGTTGATCTTGAAATTATATACGGTAATCCTACTAAAGCCAAAACAGAATTGGGTTGGAATTATCAAATGAGTTTTGATGAACTAATCACAAGATTAATTGAAGATGAGTATCGATATTTAAGCTGGAGAAAAAATAAAAATGATTAA
- a CDS encoding glycosyltransferase family 2 protein, protein MSENTILKRELISICIATYNREKLLKKLLISLINQKTEDRFGYEIVIVDNNPLGSARSVVAEFIENSKITIKYFIQPIKNISITRNLCLHNASGNYIAFIDDDEIADENWLINLYRCIINFNADGAFGYVIPIFEETIPHYIRFREYYFSPLEDTGNIARFYYTTNAILKTELLKSNSIYFDTRYGLTGGEDVHFFERLKRIGAKFITCKEAITREFISKERANENYLYIRALRGGQSYLRRKLEFNPSIVNKIIELIKTIIQFTIFVIYLVISYLIGKKSLKALIKIGDSVGKIRAIFSKYRNIY, encoded by the coding sequence ATGAGTGAAAATACCATATTAAAAAGAGAATTAATTTCAATTTGCATCGCAACTTACAATCGTGAAAAACTTCTAAAAAAACTTTTAATAAGTTTAATAAATCAAAAAACTGAAGATAGATTCGGATATGAGATTGTAATCGTTGATAATAATCCTTTGGGAAGTGCAAGATCAGTTGTTGCAGAATTTATTGAAAACTCTAAAATCACTATCAAATACTTTATACAACCTATTAAAAATATTAGTATAACAAGAAATCTCTGTCTGCACAACGCCTCGGGCAACTATATTGCATTTATCGATGATGATGAAATAGCTGACGAAAATTGGTTAATTAATCTTTATAGATGCATTATAAATTTTAATGCTGATGGCGCATTTGGCTATGTTATCCCGATATTTGAAGAGACTATTCCCCATTACATTCGTTTTCGCGAATACTATTTTTCACCTTTAGAAGACACTGGAAATATAGCTAGATTTTATTATACTACTAATGCAATTTTAAAAACTGAACTATTAAAGTCGAATTCCATTTATTTCGACACTCGATATGGATTAACTGGAGGTGAGGATGTTCACTTTTTTGAACGACTAAAAAGAATAGGAGCTAAGTTTATAACTTGTAAAGAGGCCATTACCAGAGAATTCATTTCCAAGGAAAGAGCGAATGAGAATTATCTCTATATTAGGGCACTCAGGGGAGGGCAATCGTACTTAAGGCGTAAATTGGAATTTAATCCATCTATTGTTAATAAAATCATTGAACTAATTAAGACAATTATTCAATTTACCATATTTGTGATCTATTTAGTAATATCTTATCTAATCGGTAAAAAATCATTAAAAGCATTAATCAAAATAGGAGATAGTGTCGGTAAAATTCGGGCTATTTTCTCGAAATATAGAAATATATACTAA
- a CDS encoding O-antigen ligase family protein, translating into MGIVNTFKNIKITRIITDIKVIAYINFFLLSFFVFLGTEIPFQERFKDAYEAETTNIINQVVYISLFFSSLYVSFQIYIKLFYLVRKEKLLSFFIFLCLISFIWSDYPLISFKRSFQLIVTFLTIINSVILNDEKLLVKLLIIVSTIYLIINYFSGIFIAQAIDPSFGTWRGIELHKNLLGYSSLIISIIAIWRIIKHKSRYSEYFGFFLLFLSIGLIILSYSTTNILAISSTMLIFLLSKIKAIFKLLGIKKFIFNFLIISIIILSLILSIYSKELIASIPAIFGKDASLTGRDIIWVYIWNEIQKRPILGYGYGTYWIMGTHIIDLFTAFVGWRVNEAHNGFLEIALQLGITGFSVFILTYFSFIIKALKQDDVISLIAISAITLVNFSESFIFTPRDPSTLLFILLYLKLVFKNSHLDKKVFYEY; encoded by the coding sequence GTGGGAATCGTAAATACATTCAAAAATATTAAGATCACCCGTATTATAACTGATATTAAGGTAATCGCTTATATAAATTTTTTTCTGTTATCTTTTTTTGTTTTTCTTGGTACAGAGATCCCTTTTCAAGAAAGATTTAAAGATGCTTATGAAGCTGAAACTACTAATATTATAAATCAAGTAGTCTATATTTCTCTATTTTTTTCCTCATTATATGTGAGTTTTCAAATTTATATAAAACTTTTTTATCTTGTTAGGAAAGAAAAATTATTAAGCTTTTTTATTTTTTTATGCTTGATTAGTTTTATTTGGTCTGATTATCCTTTAATATCATTCAAAAGGTCATTCCAACTTATTGTTACGTTTCTTACAATAATCAATAGTGTTATTCTAAATGATGAAAAATTACTAGTTAAACTTCTTATAATTGTCTCAACTATATACCTAATTATCAACTACTTTTCTGGGATATTTATAGCACAGGCAATCGACCCATCATTTGGTACTTGGAGAGGTATTGAATTACATAAAAATTTGTTAGGATACTCATCTTTGATAATCTCAATTATTGCTATTTGGAGAATAATAAAACATAAAAGTAGATATAGTGAGTACTTTGGATTTTTCTTACTTTTTCTTTCTATAGGATTAATTATACTATCTTATAGCACAACTAACATTTTAGCAATATCGAGTACTATGCTTATATTTTTATTAAGTAAAATAAAGGCAATTTTTAAACTGTTAGGAATAAAAAAATTTATTTTCAATTTCCTAATAATTTCTATAATAATTTTAAGTTTAATTTTAAGTATTTATTCTAAAGAATTGATAGCAAGTATCCCAGCCATATTTGGAAAGGACGCATCACTTACTGGACGTGATATTATCTGGGTTTATATTTGGAATGAAATTCAAAAACGACCTATATTGGGATACGGCTATGGCACTTATTGGATAATGGGTACCCACATAATTGATTTATTCACTGCTTTTGTCGGATGGAGAGTTAACGAAGCACATAATGGGTTTCTGGAAATAGCATTACAATTAGGAATTACCGGGTTTAGCGTCTTCATTTTAACTTATTTTTCATTTATAATAAAAGCTCTGAAACAAGACGATGTTATCTCTCTGATTGCAATATCTGCCATAACATTAGTAAATTTTTCAGAAAGTTTTATTTTCACACCTCGTGATCCATCCACATTATTATTTATACTTTTATACCTGAAGCTTGTATTCAAAAACTCACATTTAGATAAAAAAGTTTTTTATGAATATTAA
- a CDS encoding transposase, giving the protein MQVLREHLENQVSVVKICEQYNINPNLFYLWKKELLINVLPRMNPFKSVLICLIRVPIDF; this is encoded by the coding sequence GTGCAGGTTTTAAGAGAACATTTAGAAAACCAGGTTTCAGTTGTTAAAATATGCGAGCAGTATAATATCAATCCAAATTTATTTTATTTATGGAAGAAAGAATTATTAATAAATGTTTTGCCGAGAATGAATCCGTTCAAATCAGTCTTAATCTGTTTAATCCGCGTTCCAATTGATTTTTAA
- a CDS encoding lipopolysaccharide biosynthesis protein — translation MNIKKLLQANHTRRLFFSTVDQIILSGVNFALSYILLKILTKESYGLYNLIIPISLLFTALQNALINTPLMVEYWNLENSRRDLFVSSLTLLQKKIFLILILIIIIISFILFLITKETSEPVLILSFGILLIGILSREFLRNYFFTKELPEKAVRNDLKYLIYMTFFIVVFYYTGLIYVSTILIIIGLASLFSSFKFNNKLIIHNDFILAKQHFHESFRHGKWALLGVIVTHIQTYGYIYIIGIFFATKDVGDLSAIRLLFIPFSFISAGYSKIAIPRGSKLISEKRNSRFFKEEIYFSVIYSLLILVYTIIINLLPKEYLILILKREYMSAIDYLPYYSIITTLSIWGSTGSNGLQSLRRFKTLSEINTISMLIVLTFTAVLINFNGIKGALIATILGQLSNISGMWYHFYKLSKV, via the coding sequence ATGAATATTAAAAAATTATTACAAGCTAATCATACCCGTCGTTTATTTTTCTCAACAGTTGATCAAATAATTCTTTCAGGTGTAAATTTTGCTCTTTCTTATATATTATTAAAAATTCTTACTAAAGAAAGCTATGGACTATATAATTTGATCATTCCTATCTCTTTATTATTTACTGCATTGCAAAACGCATTAATCAATACTCCTCTTATGGTTGAATATTGGAATCTTGAAAATTCGAGAAGAGATTTATTTGTCAGTTCTCTTACTTTGCTACAAAAAAAAATATTTCTCATTTTAATATTAATAATAATCATAATATCATTTATTCTATTCTTAATAACTAAAGAGACAAGTGAGCCTGTTTTAATTCTTTCTTTTGGTATTCTCTTAATTGGTATCCTTTCAAGAGAGTTTCTTCGAAACTATTTTTTTACTAAAGAATTACCAGAGAAAGCGGTCAGGAATGATCTTAAATACTTAATCTATATGACTTTTTTTATTGTTGTCTTTTATTACACAGGGTTAATTTATGTAAGTACTATTCTGATAATAATTGGGTTGGCTTCTCTTTTTAGTTCATTTAAATTCAATAATAAGCTTATTATACATAATGATTTTATACTGGCAAAGCAACATTTCCATGAAAGCTTCAGGCACGGTAAATGGGCACTTCTGGGGGTAATTGTTACTCATATTCAAACCTATGGTTATATTTATATAATAGGTATATTCTTTGCAACGAAAGATGTAGGGGATCTTTCAGCGATAAGACTTTTGTTCATACCATTTTCATTTATTAGTGCAGGTTATAGCAAGATTGCAATACCAAGGGGTTCAAAGCTGATATCGGAAAAAAGGAATTCAAGATTTTTTAAGGAAGAAATTTATTTTAGCGTTATTTATTCATTATTAATTTTAGTTTATACTATAATCATCAACTTATTACCTAAAGAATATCTGATATTAATCTTAAAAAGAGAATATATGTCTGCAATTGATTATTTGCCATATTATAGTATAATTACTACACTTAGTATCTGGGGTTCAACTGGTTCCAATGGCTTACAATCTCTTAGAAGATTTAAAACTCTTTCTGAGATAAATACCATTTCTATGCTTATTGTACTTACTTTTACTGCAGTTCTCATAAATTTTAATGGTATTAAAGGAGCTTTAATAGCTACAATTTTGGGTCAACTGAGTAATATATCAGGTATGTGGTATCATTTTTATAAATTAAGCAAAGTATAA